From Deinococcus aquaticus, one genomic window encodes:
- a CDS encoding ABC transporter ATP-binding protein, which yields MALLEIENLSVNYGAIQAVRGLSLTVEEGEVVTLIGANGAGKTTTLRAVSRLMKPLSGTIRFGGRDITRLPADEAVKLGIAQSPEGRQVLARQSIQDNLELGAYTRRGPSVKADMYEMYERFPRLGERRDQLAGTLSGGEQQMLAIARALMSRPKLLLLDEPSLGLAPIIVREIFSIIRDLNAQGTTILLVEQNAKLAMNASHRTYVLEAGQMTFTGDSAQLVNDERVLHAYLGG from the coding sequence ATGGCACTCCTTGAAATCGAGAACCTGAGCGTGAACTACGGCGCCATCCAGGCCGTGCGGGGCCTGTCCCTGACCGTCGAGGAGGGCGAGGTCGTCACCCTGATCGGCGCGAACGGCGCGGGCAAGACCACCACGCTGCGCGCCGTCTCGCGGCTCATGAAGCCCCTGTCGGGCACCATCCGCTTCGGGGGGCGCGACATCACGCGCCTGCCCGCCGACGAGGCCGTGAAACTCGGCATCGCGCAGAGCCCCGAGGGACGGCAGGTGCTGGCCCGGCAGAGCATCCAGGACAACCTGGAACTCGGCGCGTACACCCGCCGCGGCCCCAGCGTGAAGGCCGACATGTACGAGATGTACGAACGGTTCCCGCGACTGGGCGAACGCAGGGACCAGCTGGCAGGCACGCTGTCCGGCGGCGAGCAGCAGATGCTGGCCATCGCCCGCGCCCTGATGAGCCGCCCTAAGCTGCTGCTGCTGGACGAACCGTCGCTGGGCCTCGCCCCGATCATCGTGCGCGAGATCTTCAGCATCATCCGCGACCTGAACGCGCAGGGCACCACCATCCTGCTGGTCGAGCAGAACGCCAAACTCGCCATGAACGCCTCGCACCGCACGTACGTGCTGGAAGCCGGGCAGATGACCTTCACGGGCGACAGCGCCCAGCTCGTCAACGACGAGCGCGTGCTACACGCCTACCTGGGCGGGTAG
- a CDS encoding DUF4388 domain-containing protein: MTRSTSSLDTFDFLELLYLLTEQGRTGVLYVFRTDGQFQAWLEAGRVRHLQFGPDEGVQALVRLMLDPKGRFHFDEGVTHGNPRLDNTLDEVTLEALEALPFQDLPFDGPARVTSPQRVGRMRWSLKELDVLKQIDAQKPVSELTQDPEAKRMLLKLFRIGLIVPRKTRVARLTITITRQVQGVALVDELIFKRWKEDIVRHPQLVALKADDGQVYTLPVRMSANLTNQIMIPADLLVRTTLRAGDSVLAKPV; this comes from the coding sequence ATGACCAGATCCACCTCCAGCCTCGATACCTTCGATTTTCTGGAACTGCTGTACCTGCTGACCGAGCAGGGCCGGACGGGCGTGCTGTACGTCTTCCGGACGGACGGGCAGTTTCAGGCGTGGCTGGAAGCCGGGCGGGTCCGGCACCTGCAATTCGGGCCGGACGAGGGCGTGCAGGCACTCGTCCGCCTGATGCTGGACCCCAAGGGCCGCTTTCACTTCGATGAGGGCGTCACGCATGGCAACCCCCGCCTGGACAACACCCTGGACGAGGTGACCCTGGAGGCGCTGGAAGCGCTGCCGTTTCAGGACCTGCCGTTCGACGGCCCGGCGCGCGTCACGTCGCCGCAGCGGGTGGGCCGCATGCGCTGGAGCCTCAAGGAACTGGACGTCCTCAAGCAGATCGACGCGCAGAAACCCGTCTCGGAACTCACGCAGGACCCCGAAGCGAAACGCATGCTGCTCAAACTGTTCCGCATCGGCCTGATCGTGCCCCGCAAGACCCGCGTGGCCCGCCTGACCATCACCATCACGCGGCAGGTGCAGGGCGTGGCCCTCGTGGACGAACTGATCTTCAAACGCTGGAAGGAAGACATCGTGCGCCACCCCCAACTCGTGGCCCTGAAAGCCGACGACGGACAGGTATACACCCTGCCCGTCCGCATGTCTGCCAACCTGACCAACCAGATCATGATTCCTGCCGACCTGCTCGTCCGCACCACCCTGCGCGCCGGCGACAGCGTCCTGGCCAAACCCGTCTGA
- the scpB gene encoding SMC-Scp complex subunit ScpB, translating into MSGPERPPTGAGPDALIGAALMAAGRPVQVRELAGVLGIPEDAALRQVQAFAVRLDAANLGFTVEAVAGGYRLVVPATLSGQLAPLLAPPPLPALSSAALEVLAVIAYRQPVTRAEIEAMRGGSAGTVVTLQERELVKVVGRSEAVGGPLLYGTTERFLLEFGLRSVDDLPPLENANFSHLLRS; encoded by the coding sequence GTGAGCGGCCCGGAGCGGCCACCAACCGGCGCGGGTCCGGACGCCCTGATCGGCGCGGCCCTGATGGCGGCCGGGCGGCCCGTGCAGGTGCGGGAACTGGCGGGCGTGCTGGGCATCCCGGAGGACGCGGCGCTGCGGCAGGTGCAGGCTTTCGCCGTGCGGCTGGACGCCGCGAACCTGGGCTTCACCGTCGAGGCGGTCGCTGGCGGGTACCGGCTGGTCGTGCCGGCCACCCTGTCCGGTCAGCTGGCCCCGCTGCTGGCCCCGCCGCCCCTGCCGGCCCTGAGTAGCGCGGCGCTGGAGGTGCTGGCCGTCATCGCGTACCGGCAGCCCGTGACGCGCGCCGAGATTGAGGCCATGCGCGGCGGCAGCGCGGGTACGGTCGTCACGTTGCAGGAACGTGAACTGGTGAAGGTCGTGGGCCGCTCGGAGGCCGTCGGTGGGCCGCTGTTGTACGGCACCACGGAGCGGTTCCTGCTGGAATTCGGTCTGCGCAGCGTGGATGACCTGCCGCCGCTGGAGAACGCGAACTTCTCGCACCTGCTGCGCAGCTGA
- a CDS encoding L-threonylcarbamoyladenylate synthase: protein MNEQQQNGPGGRPAWWAAVAEAARVLRGGGVIAYPSETVWGLAAHPDRPDAVRRLYDLKGRAADKPVQVSCVDVTAARALIRPSAAFERLAPLWPGPLTLVTPASPACPDELAPGGRVGVRLPDHPVARALLALVGGTLATTSCNPSGQEAAVTHAQALAMGLGDLTLPDGGQGTLGLPSTVVLLPEGRVLRAGAVSEEQIVALLRGPA, encoded by the coding sequence ATGAATGAACAGCAGCAGAATGGTCCGGGCGGCAGGCCTGCGTGGTGGGCGGCGGTGGCGGAGGCGGCGCGGGTCCTGCGCGGCGGCGGTGTGATCGCGTACCCCAGCGAGACCGTCTGGGGACTGGCGGCGCATCCGGACCGGCCGGACGCTGTGCGGCGGCTGTATGACCTGAAGGGGCGCGCGGCGGATAAACCCGTGCAGGTGTCGTGCGTGGACGTGACGGCCGCCCGCGCCCTGATCCGGCCAAGTGCGGCGTTCGAGCGGCTGGCCCCGTTGTGGCCGGGCCCGCTGACGCTGGTGACCCCGGCGTCGCCCGCCTGTCCGGACGAGCTGGCCCCCGGCGGACGGGTGGGGGTGCGCCTGCCGGACCACCCGGTCGCGCGGGCGCTCCTGGCCCTGGTGGGAGGCACGCTGGCGACGACCAGTTGCAACCCGAGCGGCCAGGAGGCGGCCGTGACGCACGCGCAGGCGCTGGCGATGGGACTGGGCGACCTGACCCTGCCGGACGGCGGGCAGGGCACGCTGGGCCTGCCGAGCACCGTCGTCCTGCTTCCCGAGGGCCGGGTCCTGCGGGCCGGGGCGGTCAGTGAAGAGCAGATTGTGGCCCTGCTGCGTGGACCGGCGTGA
- a CDS encoding type II secretion system F family protein, translating into MPVFEYRVRDRSGKVLKSQMEAETANQVRDALRAKNLMIVEIKAPKTGMNADISIPFLDNRPPSLKQVAIFSKQLATLINAGVPLVQSLAILQKQIEHKGFQKVVKNMRTDVESGTPLSEAIVKYPRIFNRLYVNLVRAGETSGTLDSVLERIADFQEKELALRGKIKSALTYPVVVLVFAILITYFLLTTIVPQFAGILAQMNAPLPFITRMLVAISDFLQNSMLFLIAANIVIVFAYRAYYKTTKGRFVIDDIKLRLPVFGNLTQKSAIASFARTFGLLISSGVNIIESLEITKGTAGNAQVEESIENAKNVVMVGEQMSSSLATSKVFPPMVVSMISIGEETGSLDNMLGKVGDFYDREVDEAVDSMTAAIEPLMIVFLGGIVGTIVAGMFLPMFAIIGQLSQ; encoded by the coding sequence ATGCCCGTCTTCGAATACCGAGTGCGTGACCGCTCCGGAAAGGTGCTGAAATCCCAGATGGAAGCCGAGACGGCCAACCAGGTCCGGGACGCCCTGCGCGCCAAGAACCTGATGATCGTCGAGATCAAGGCCCCCAAAACGGGCATGAACGCCGATATCAGCATTCCCTTCCTGGACAACAGACCGCCAAGCCTCAAGCAGGTGGCCATTTTCAGTAAACAACTTGCCACGCTGATCAACGCCGGGGTTCCCTTGGTGCAGTCCTTGGCGATCCTGCAAAAACAGATCGAGCACAAGGGATTCCAGAAAGTCGTGAAGAACATGCGCACCGATGTGGAATCCGGCACGCCACTGAGTGAAGCCATCGTCAAGTACCCCAGGATCTTCAACCGACTGTACGTGAACCTCGTCCGAGCCGGCGAGACCAGCGGCACGCTCGACTCGGTGCTGGAACGCATTGCAGACTTCCAAGAAAAGGAACTGGCGCTACGCGGCAAGATCAAGAGCGCACTGACCTACCCGGTCGTGGTACTTGTCTTCGCCATTCTAATCACTTACTTCCTGCTGACCACTATCGTGCCGCAGTTCGCTGGAATCCTGGCTCAGATGAACGCACCCCTGCCTTTCATCACGCGCATGCTGGTTGCTATTTCCGATTTTTTGCAAAATTCCATGCTGTTTCTCATAGCAGCCAACATCGTTATCGTTTTTGCCTATCGCGCCTATTATAAGACAACTAAAGGCCGCTTCGTTATTGATGATATCAAGTTGCGCCTACCGGTTTTCGGAAACCTAACGCAGAAAAGTGCCATTGCCTCATTTGCTCGCACTTTTGGTCTACTTATCAGCAGTGGCGTTAATATAATTGAGAGTCTTGAAATAACTAAGGGCACAGCTGGTAATGCGCAAGTCGAGGAAAGCATCGAGAACGCCAAGAACGTCGTGATGGTCGGTGAGCAGATGAGTTCCAGTCTCGCGACCAGCAAGGTCTTCCCGCCCATGGTGGTCAGCATGATCTCCATCGGCGAGGAAACCGGGTCGCTGGACAACATGCTCGGTAAGGTCGGTGATTTCTACGACCGCGAAGTGGATGAGGCGGTGGACAGCATGACGGCCGCCATCGAGCCGCTGATGATCGTGTTCCTGGGCGGCATCGTGGGCACCATCGTGGCCGGGATGTTCCTCCCGATGTTCGCCATCATCGGCCAGCTCAGTCAGTAA
- a CDS encoding S8 family serine peptidase: MQGIQGGAAGLTASVGAPDWSAPHVPGRVLLLGTDSLAAQSVTTLSGVVTQAVTDGVRLAFTPAGTDDRTFAVKLERAGLRAQPDFLYAPLANPNDPGVPGNAGVPVAEVGSFTQSYLTRVRAPQAWTFLQGCGKTPVAAKTAILDSKVEAGHPDLTGRVAGSASFLSAESGGSDTSTGHGTASAGLVGAATNNGRGVAGVTWSGPLLAVEVLGAAGGSTSDLARGLNESVRQGVKVINMSLGLPGDPGDAALAQALTSAAKSAVLVAAAGNTAGDGVYYPASHPDVIAVGAVAQNDGQLACYSARPSAARPRALNIVAPGGAGNCTGATNATQILILAPGGGYTLGAGTSFAAPLVSGVAALMRAANPALSAAETKARLLGNVNSAAGQPLLDANAAIRAATR, translated from the coding sequence GTGCAGGGAATTCAGGGTGGTGCGGCTGGTCTGACGGCCAGCGTGGGCGCGCCGGACTGGAGTGCGCCGCACGTGCCGGGGCGGGTGCTGCTGCTGGGCACGGACTCCCTGGCGGCGCAGTCCGTGACGACCCTGTCGGGCGTGGTGACGCAGGCGGTCACGGACGGCGTGCGGCTGGCCTTCACCCCGGCGGGTACGGATGACCGTACGTTTGCCGTGAAACTGGAGCGGGCCGGCCTGCGCGCCCAGCCGGACTTCCTGTACGCGCCACTGGCGAACCCGAACGATCCGGGCGTGCCGGGGAACGCGGGCGTGCCGGTCGCGGAGGTGGGGTCGTTCACGCAGTCGTACCTGACGCGCGTGCGCGCCCCGCAGGCCTGGACGTTCCTGCAGGGCTGCGGAAAAACGCCGGTCGCGGCGAAGACTGCCATCCTGGACTCGAAAGTAGAGGCGGGTCACCCGGACCTGACGGGTCGCGTGGCCGGCAGTGCGTCGTTCCTCAGCGCGGAGTCGGGTGGGTCGGATACCAGCACCGGGCACGGAACGGCGTCGGCGGGACTGGTGGGTGCTGCCACGAACAACGGACGGGGCGTGGCGGGTGTCACCTGGAGCGGCCCACTGCTGGCCGTGGAAGTGCTGGGGGCGGCGGGTGGCAGCACCAGCGACCTGGCGCGCGGCCTGAACGAATCGGTGCGGCAGGGTGTGAAGGTCATCAACATGAGCCTGGGTCTGCCCGGTGATCCCGGAGACGCTGCGCTGGCTCAGGCCCTCACGAGCGCCGCGAAGAGCGCCGTACTGGTCGCCGCCGCCGGGAACACGGCCGGGGACGGCGTGTACTACCCGGCCAGCCACCCGGACGTGATCGCCGTGGGGGCCGTCGCGCAGAACGACGGGCAACTCGCCTGTTACAGCGCCCGCCCCAGCGCCGCCCGGCCCCGCGCGCTGAACATCGTCGCGCCGGGCGGCGCCGGCAACTGCACCGGGGCCACGAACGCCACGCAGATACTGATCCTCGCGCCCGGCGGCGGGTACACCCTGGGCGCAGGAACCAGTTTCGCCGCGCCACTCGTCAGCGGAGTCGCCGCCCTGATGCGCGCCGCAAACCCCGCCCTGAGCGCTGCTGAAACGAAGGCCCGCCTGCTGGGCAACGTCAACAGTGCTGCCGGGCAACCCCTGCTGGACGCAAACGCCGCCATCCGCGCCGCCACCCGCTGA
- a CDS encoding HNH endonuclease, which yields MTDHHLVPKSQGRRQGVKLGEIPTVKMCAACQGFLSKTFSNAQLANELNTVEAILARDEVQKFVKWVQKQPLTKGVRVH from the coding sequence ATGACGGATCATCACCTCGTGCCGAAATCGCAGGGGCGGCGGCAGGGCGTGAAACTGGGCGAGATCCCGACCGTGAAGATGTGCGCCGCGTGCCAGGGCTTCCTGAGTAAGACGTTCAGTAACGCGCAGCTCGCGAACGAGTTGAACACCGTGGAGGCCATTCTGGCGCGTGACGAGGTGCAGAAGTTCGTGAAGTGGGTGCAGAAGCAACCGCTGACGAAAGGCGTGCGCGTTCACTGA
- the acnA gene encoding aconitate hydratase AcnA, translating to MAMNLFGARDTLTTQSGQKLYYYNLNKLQEQGFDISKLPVSIKVLLESVLREANDYDVRREDVATVAGWKPVNEEVEIPFKPARVILQDFTGVPAVVDLAAMRSAMVKLGGDPSKINPLIPVDLVIDHSVQVDEFGTDFALANNMALEFERNRERYEFLRWGQQAFDNFGVVPPASGIVHQVNLEYLAKGVQSRPEDDGVVVYPDSLVGTDSHTTMINGLGIVGWGVGGIEAEAVMLGQPIYMLMPEVIGFKITGAMPEGATATDLALRVTEMLRAKGVVGKFVEFYGAGLSNMTLPDRATIANMAPEYGATMGFFPVDDEALRYLRRTGRLETEIELVEAYYRAQGMYRTDATPDPVFTDTIELDLGTIVPSLAGPKRPQDRVDLSGMHSVFNEALTAPVKARGFELPADKLDAQGTITGTDLKIGHGAVTLASITSCTNTSNPSVLIAAGLVAKKAVELGLDSKPWVKTSLAPGSRVVTEYLEAAGLQTYLDQIGFNTVGYGCMTCIGNSGPLPEPTVDAINEADLVVASVLSGNRNFEGRVNPHIKANYLASPPLVVAYALAGTVVNDIVNDPIGTGKDGQSVYLRDIWPTTSEIQTVMDSAINAEMFRKVYDGIEKSNQDWNAIPVAEGALYDWKEDSTYIQNPPFFDNLAGGPSDIVSIEGARALVKVGDSVTTDHISPAGSFKSDTPAGKFLTDRGILPKDFNSYGSRRGNDRIMTRGTFANIRLKNQLAPGTEGGFTTDYTTGQVSSIYDASVNYKASNIPLVIFAGKDYGMGSSRDWAAKGTFLLGVKAVIAESFERIHRSNLVGMGVLPLQYKNGESADSLGITGEETFDVILPGDLKPRQDVNVKITAKDGSTRTITVQCRIDTPVEIDYYKNGGILQTVLRGILAKGNEVKA from the coding sequence ATGGCGATGAACCTGTTCGGCGCGCGCGATACGCTCACCACGCAAAGCGGCCAGAAGCTCTACTACTACAACCTCAACAAACTCCAGGAACAGGGCTTTGATATCAGCAAACTCCCGGTCAGCATCAAGGTGCTGCTCGAAAGCGTGCTGCGCGAAGCGAACGACTACGACGTGCGCCGAGAGGACGTCGCCACCGTCGCCGGGTGGAAACCCGTCAACGAGGAAGTCGAGATTCCCTTCAAGCCCGCCCGCGTGATCCTCCAGGACTTCACCGGCGTGCCTGCCGTCGTCGACCTGGCCGCCATGCGCAGCGCCATGGTCAAACTCGGCGGCGACCCCAGCAAGATCAACCCGCTGATCCCCGTGGACCTCGTCATCGACCACTCCGTGCAGGTCGACGAGTTCGGCACCGACTTCGCCCTCGCCAACAACATGGCCCTCGAATTCGAACGCAACCGCGAACGCTACGAGTTCCTCCGCTGGGGCCAGCAGGCCTTCGACAACTTTGGCGTCGTGCCCCCCGCCTCGGGGATCGTGCACCAGGTCAACCTGGAGTACCTCGCCAAGGGCGTCCAGAGCCGCCCCGAGGATGACGGCGTCGTCGTGTACCCCGACAGCCTCGTCGGCACCGACAGCCACACCACCATGATCAACGGCCTGGGCATCGTCGGCTGGGGCGTCGGCGGCATCGAGGCCGAAGCCGTCATGCTCGGCCAGCCCATCTACATGCTGATGCCCGAAGTCATCGGCTTCAAGATCACGGGCGCCATGCCCGAAGGCGCCACCGCCACCGACCTCGCGCTGCGCGTCACCGAGATGCTGCGCGCCAAAGGTGTGGTCGGCAAGTTCGTCGAGTTCTACGGTGCGGGCCTCAGCAACATGACCCTGCCCGACCGCGCCACCATCGCTAACATGGCCCCCGAATACGGCGCCACCATGGGCTTCTTCCCCGTGGACGACGAGGCGCTGCGCTACCTGCGCCGCACCGGCCGCCTGGAAACCGAGATCGAACTCGTCGAGGCGTACTACAGGGCCCAGGGCATGTACCGCACCGACGCCACGCCCGATCCCGTCTTCACCGACACCATCGAACTCGACCTGGGCACCATCGTCCCGTCCCTGGCCGGCCCCAAACGCCCCCAGGACCGCGTGGACCTGTCCGGCATGCACAGCGTGTTCAACGAAGCCCTCACCGCGCCCGTCAAGGCCCGTGGCTTCGAATTGCCCGCAGATAAACTGGATGCCCAGGGCACCATCACCGGCACCGACCTCAAGATCGGGCACGGCGCTGTCACGCTCGCCAGCATCACCAGCTGCACCAACACCAGCAACCCCAGCGTCCTGATCGCCGCCGGCCTCGTCGCCAAGAAAGCCGTCGAACTGGGCCTGGACAGCAAACCCTGGGTCAAGACCAGCCTCGCCCCCGGCAGCCGCGTGGTCACCGAGTACCTCGAAGCCGCCGGCCTCCAGACGTACCTCGACCAGATCGGCTTCAACACCGTCGGCTACGGCTGCATGACCTGCATCGGCAACAGCGGCCCGCTGCCCGAACCCACCGTGGACGCCATCAACGAAGCCGACCTCGTCGTCGCCAGCGTCCTGAGCGGCAACCGCAACTTCGAAGGCCGCGTCAACCCGCACATCAAGGCCAACTACCTCGCCAGCCCGCCCCTGGTCGTCGCGTACGCCCTGGCCGGCACGGTCGTCAACGACATCGTGAACGACCCCATCGGCACCGGCAAGGACGGCCAGAGCGTCTACCTGCGCGACATCTGGCCCACCACCAGCGAAATCCAGACCGTCATGGACAGCGCCATCAACGCCGAAATGTTCCGCAAGGTCTACGACGGCATCGAGAAGAGCAACCAGGACTGGAACGCCATCCCCGTCGCCGAAGGCGCGCTGTACGACTGGAAGGAAGACAGCACCTACATCCAGAACCCCCCCTTCTTCGACAACCTCGCCGGCGGCCCCAGCGACATCGTCAGCATCGAAGGCGCCCGCGCCCTCGTGAAAGTCGGCGACAGCGTCACCACCGACCACATCAGCCCCGCCGGCAGCTTCAAGAGCGACACGCCCGCCGGTAAGTTCCTCACCGACCGCGGCATCCTCCCCAAAGACTTCAACAGCTACGGCAGCCGCCGCGGCAACGACCGCATCATGACGCGCGGCACGTTCGCCAACATCCGCCTCAAGAACCAGCTCGCCCCCGGCACCGAAGGCGGCTTCACCACCGACTACACCACCGGACAGGTCAGCAGCATCTACGACGCCTCGGTCAACTACAAGGCCAGCAACATCCCCCTGGTCATCTTCGCCGGCAAAGACTACGGCATGGGCAGCAGCCGCGACTGGGCCGCCAAAGGCACCTTCCTGCTCGGCGTCAAGGCCGTCATCGCCGAGAGCTTCGAGCGCATCCACCGTTCCAACCTGGTCGGCATGGGCGTCCTGCCCCTCCAGTACAAGAACGGCGAAAGCGCCGACAGCCTTGGCATCACCGGCGAAGAAACCTTCGACGTCATCCTCCCCGGCGACCTCAAACCCCGCCAGGACGTCAACGTGAAGATCACCGCCAAGGACGGCAGCACCCGCACCATCACCGTCCAGTGCCGCATCGACACCCCCGTCGAAATCGACTACTACAAGAACGGCGGCATCCTCCAGACCGTGCTGCGCGGCATCCTCGCCAAAGGCAACGAAGTCAAAGCCTAA
- a CDS encoding heavy metal translocating P-type ATPase, with amino-acid sequence MTTQTLNTTPQRAAPRFTLTPQLRLAVTLTALTLAGLLTGAAGEFLLRVPAIMWAGYILAFLAGGIPAGREALRSLFVERKLDVDLLMVLAALGAASIGQAADGAILLFLFSLSNTLQDWAMGRTSSAIQALMNLNPEGATVLRGGQEKWCELGDIRIGDILVVRPGERVAADARVTRGQTSVDESPITGESVPVDKAPGAELASGTVNLNGSVQAEVIRPAGESTLARLVGLMEQAQTQKSRTESLAERWESPYALTVLLAVPAVYALLRYGFGLSLDTAWYRAMTFMVVASPCAVVISTPAVMLSAMAAAARGGVLFKSSAALDALADVRTVAFDKTGTLTQAKMTLTRVVADDEGAALALAAGLEAHSEHPIAQAVVTAARERGVTPEHVQDAQAIPGHGIEARGADGAVVWAGNTRLAGRNGAALNAAQHAALTELGSQGSSSVIVGRGPQVLGVMGVADALRPGIAQALTELRASGITHPVMLTGDRQEVAQTVAAELGLNEYRAELLPEDKLRIIGELGAQPGAGRVAMVGDGVNDAPALARADLGIAVASGTDVAIESADMVLMRSDLGKLAGAVRLARDARRTVITNLVFAFGVILIVAPLAVAGKVPLPLGVIAHEGGTVFVVFMGLRLLRHRL; translated from the coding sequence GTGACCACCCAGACCCTGAACACCACCCCCCAGCGCGCCGCGCCGCGCTTCACCCTGACGCCCCAACTGCGCCTCGCCGTGACCCTGACCGCCCTGACCCTCGCCGGCCTGCTGACCGGCGCGGCCGGGGAATTCCTGCTGCGCGTCCCGGCCATCATGTGGGCCGGGTACATCCTGGCGTTCCTGGCAGGCGGCATTCCCGCCGGGCGCGAGGCGCTGCGCAGCCTGTTCGTGGAACGCAAACTGGACGTGGACCTGCTGATGGTCCTCGCCGCCCTGGGCGCGGCCAGCATCGGGCAGGCGGCGGACGGCGCGATCCTCCTCTTTCTGTTCTCGCTGAGTAACACCCTGCAGGACTGGGCGATGGGCCGCACGTCCAGCGCCATCCAGGCCCTGATGAACCTGAATCCCGAGGGCGCGACCGTGCTGCGCGGCGGGCAGGAGAAATGGTGCGAACTGGGCGACATCCGCATCGGGGACATTCTGGTCGTGCGGCCCGGCGAGCGCGTGGCCGCCGACGCCCGCGTGACGCGCGGCCAGACCAGCGTGGACGAGAGCCCCATCACGGGCGAGAGCGTCCCGGTGGACAAGGCGCCGGGCGCGGAACTCGCCTCGGGCACCGTGAACCTGAACGGCAGCGTGCAGGCTGAAGTGATCCGCCCGGCCGGCGAGAGCACCCTGGCGCGGCTGGTGGGCCTGATGGAACAGGCGCAGACGCAGAAGAGCCGCACCGAGAGCCTCGCGGAACGCTGGGAGAGCCCCTACGCCCTGACGGTTCTGCTGGCCGTGCCGGCCGTGTACGCCCTGCTGCGCTACGGCTTTGGCCTGAGCCTGGACACCGCGTGGTACCGCGCCATGACTTTCATGGTGGTCGCCAGTCCTTGCGCGGTCGTGATCAGCACCCCGGCCGTGATGCTCTCGGCCATGGCCGCCGCCGCGCGCGGAGGCGTGCTGTTCAAGAGCAGCGCCGCGCTGGACGCCCTGGCCGACGTGCGTACCGTCGCCTTCGACAAGACCGGCACGCTGACCCAGGCGAAGATGACCCTCACGCGGGTTGTGGCGGACGACGAGGGGGCCGCGCTGGCCCTGGCCGCCGGACTGGAAGCGCACAGCGAACACCCCATCGCGCAGGCCGTCGTGACGGCTGCCCGTGAGCGTGGCGTGACCCCCGAGCACGTGCAGGACGCGCAGGCCATTCCCGGTCACGGTATCGAGGCGCGCGGCGCGGACGGCGCGGTCGTGTGGGCCGGAAACACCCGCCTCGCCGGGCGGAACGGCGCGGCCCTGAACGCCGCGCAGCACGCCGCCCTGACCGAACTGGGCAGCCAGGGCAGCAGCAGCGTGATCGTCGGGCGCGGCCCGCAGGTGCTGGGCGTGATGGGCGTGGCCGACGCCCTGCGCCCCGGCATTGCGCAGGCCCTGACCGAACTGCGCGCCAGCGGCATCACGCACCCCGTCATGCTGACCGGGGACCGCCAGGAGGTCGCGCAGACCGTGGCCGCCGAACTGGGCCTGAACGAGTACCGCGCCGAACTGCTCCCCGAGGACAAACTGCGCATCATCGGCGAACTGGGCGCGCAGCCCGGCGCGGGCCGGGTCGCCATGGTCGGGGACGGCGTGAACGACGCGCCCGCCCTGGCCCGCGCCGACCTGGGCATCGCGGTCGCGTCGGGCACCGACGTCGCCATCGAGAGCGCCGACATGGTCCTGATGCGCAGCGACCTGGGCAAACTGGCCGGGGCCGTCCGCCTCGCCCGGGACGCGCGGCGCACCGTCATCACCAATCTGGTCTTCGCGTTCGGCGTGATCCTGATCGTCGCGCCGCTGGCCGTGGCGGGCAAAGTGCCGCTGCCGCTGGGCGTCATCGCCCATGAGGGCGGCACGGTGTTCGTGGTGTTCATGGGCCTGCGCCTGCTGCGCCACCGGCTGTAA
- a CDS encoding heme-binding domain-containing protein yields the protein MRLNPARRSLLPRLLLGLLALFVLIQLVPYGRAHSNPPVQATPRWDSPQTEALFTRACADCHSHATVWPWYSNVAPVSWLVQRHVDEGRSRFDINVTGFGEDAGRAGQEVEEGSMPEPTYPPLHPNARLTDTERQQLASGLNATFGREQEGEQEGSQDGDGETR from the coding sequence ATGAGACTCAACCCCGCCCGCCGCTCCCTGCTGCCCCGCCTTCTGCTGGGCCTGCTGGCCCTGTTCGTCCTGATTCAGCTGGTCCCGTACGGCCGGGCGCACAGCAACCCGCCCGTGCAGGCCACGCCCAGATGGGACAGCCCCCAGACCGAGGCGCTGTTCACGCGTGCCTGCGCCGACTGCCACAGTCACGCGACCGTGTGGCCCTGGTACAGCAACGTGGCCCCGGTGTCCTGGCTGGTGCAGCGGCACGTGGACGAGGGCCGCAGCCGGTTCGACATCAACGTGACGGGCTTCGGTGAAGATGCCGGGCGTGCCGGGCAGGAGGTCGAGGAGGGCAGCATGCCCGAGCCCACCTACCCGCCCCTGCACCCGAACGCCCGCCTGACGGACACGGAACGCCAGCAGCTGGCCAGCGGCCTGAACGCCACCTTCGGCCGTGAGCAGGAGGGCGAGCAGGAAGGCAGCCAGGACGGCGACGGCGAAACCCGCTGA